In Humulus lupulus chromosome 7, drHumLupu1.1, whole genome shotgun sequence, the following are encoded in one genomic region:
- the LOC133788355 gene encoding chloroplast stem-loop binding protein of 41 kDa b, chloroplastic, whose translation MARLALLQQQHNHPSFSIPPSSLSDFNGTRLNSKLQFKKRISQPKGALHVSASSEKKILIMGGTRFIGIFLSRLLVKEGHKVTLFTRGKAPIAQQLPGESEEDFNDYSSKILHLKGDRKDFDFVKSSLSAEGFDVVYDINGREADEVAPILDALPNLEQYIYCSSAGVYLKSDLLPHFEADAVDPKSRHKGKLETESLLASRDINWTSLRPVYIYGPLNYNPVEEWFFHRLKAGRPIPVPNSGVQITQLGHVKDLATAFIQVLGNEKASKQVFNISGEKYVTFDGLARACAKAGGFPEPEIVHYNPKEFDFGKKKAFPFRDQHFFASIEKAKSVLGWKPEFGLVEGLTDSYNLDFGRGTFRKEADFSTDDIILGKSLVLQS comes from the exons TTCAAGAAGAGGATCTCTCAACCAAAAGGTGCACTACATGTTTCTGCATCAAGTGAAAAGAAGATTCTTATAATGGGTGGCACTCGGTTCATTGGTATATTCTTGTCCAGACTTCTTGTCAAAGAGGGTCATAAG GTGACTTTGTTTACTAGAGGAAAAGCACCCATCGCCCAACAATTGCCAGGAGAATCAGAAGAGGATTTCAATGATTATTCTTCCAAG ATCTTGCACCTGAAAGGAGACAGGAAGGACTTTGATTTTGTGAAATCTAGCCTCTCAGCTGAAGGCTTtgatgtagtttatgatataaaTG GACGAGAGGCAGATGAAGTTGCACCAATATTGGATGCACTACCGAATCTTGAACA GTACATATACTGCTCTTCAGCTGGTGTCTATCTCAAATCTGATCTATTACCTCATTTTGAG GCGGATGCTGTCGACCCAAAAAGCAGGCACAAAGGAAAGCTTGAAACAGAGAGCTTGCTGGCGTCTAGAGACATTAATTGGACTTCTTTGAGGCCTGTCTACATCTATGGACCCTTAAATTACAATCCTGTCGAAGAATGGTTCTTCCACCGGTTGAAAGCTGGTCGCCCTATTCCAGTTCCCAACTCTGGAGTGCAAATAACGCAACTCGGTCATGTTAAG GACTTAGCAACGGCTTTTATTCAGGTCCTTGGTAATGAAAAGGCCAGCAAGCAAGTATTCAACATATCTGGAgaaaaatatgtcacatttgatGGACTAGCAAGAGCATGTGCAAAG GCTGGCGGTTTTCCCGAGCCTGAGATCGTTCACTACAACCCGAAAGAGTTTGATTTTGGCAAAAAGAAGGCATTTCCATTCCGTGATCAG CATTTCTTTGCATCGATTGAAAAGGCGAAGAGTGTTCTTGGGTGGAAACCAGAATTTGGCTTAGTGGAAGGTCTTACTGACTCCTACAATCTAGACTTTGGCAGAGGCACATTCAGGAAAGAGGCTGATTTCTCAACAGATGACATTATTCTTGGAAAGAGTCTTGTTCTTCAAAGCTAG